In Aspergillus luchuensis IFO 4308 DNA, chromosome 1, nearly complete sequence, the following are encoded in one genomic region:
- a CDS encoding ATP dependent DNA ligase domain protein (COG:L;~EggNog:ENOG410PMHH;~InterPro:IPR012308,IPR029710,IPR036599,IPR012310;~PFAM:PF04675,PF01068;~go_function: GO:0003677 - DNA binding [Evidence IEA];~go_function: GO:0003910 - DNA ligase (ATP) activity [Evidence IEA];~go_function: GO:0005524 - ATP binding [Evidence IEA];~go_process: GO:0006281 - DNA repair [Evidence IEA];~go_process: GO:0006310 - DNA recombination [Evidence IEA];~go_process: GO:0051103 - DNA ligation involved in DNA repair [Evidence IEA]): MGFKFAHLCDLLSTLEDNRVLKAAHEAKVVNPDIRAVSRWFAQNEKRIRDKDTDQLALLSCMFPEKRTDRVYWLQDTSLAKIIARCLLLGCSRRQELERWRVSGGVDLGQCVENVMRQAENHVTNGQDVTVEEIDKALAEIASRCRFSGPRVRRQRTAVKVDQTLSPLYRRLSSRDAKWLTRMILKSYSPVSLPVNIILKRFHFLLPHLLLFQDSFERALSVLGSSPIKHFPPQPNAALAKDLGIIALGHLSPAVGVKIGRPEYYKARSIKHCCRMIGNRRMSIERKYDGEYCQIHIDLSKDSDWIQIFSKSGKDSTGDRAGIHQVISESLKLRRPGCKISQRCILEGELLVWSDKHGSIADFHKLRKFISRSGTFIGTQSDSPPQPYEHLMIVFFDILLMDDNVCLRLPHRERRLLLKDTIEPIPGRAGISEQWVVDFSHHGGQSRLESIFNKGITERWEGFVLKASEDPYFTIFSDDKDNPSFGRWIKLKKDYIPGLGDTVDLAIIGARYNSRDAMAIKQVKNLSWTEFFIGCLVNKEMVVQSGAIPKFRVLDVINHHCMHVRFMQSLNQFGGFCARSPDSDHGFILEYGESVVNPMDVVFKTPFVVEMLGSGFEKPSGARYYTLRFPRILKVLSDRSFEDAASYRELQLLAETARSALDEDPGNHEYEAAKRMKLRDRSECTPDRSQSLQTTQSPFLQSSTTAEDDSGPGAFVSPSNNALNAPDALLGSARQTKRRRESSAMQRTIPIHVDLNRAPSPPTAQSVRGKYLTDNANLSSHAAGQRKNSTQTTGSSDAEKAFRPSQMPGPSSGLDKLQKHSESLHKLIDRQMESNVTLETCSKRPSGNETVAPHLCQKATQRILSPLLHSSIYVHHDISSDDMVVSQPIPNAWKIAPSLNEFVRKLTRPDTQCRPRTSNHHAVPHGTAYGLVMIPGKSDALCTVLPDLIRAIANSFQSYHINSHQGGKVMILDSSFLKFNISSNDTRFCLHQTLERISKAFFYACVSWTFDGPPGHDSSEDQARECDALYTRPKITVSFDRREVGLLGEKQSY; encoded by the exons ATGGGGTTCAAATTTGCTCACCTGTGCGACTTACTATCAACGCTTGAAGATAACAGGGTCCTGAAAGCTGCCCATGAAGCCAAAGTTGTGAACCCCGACATCCGTGCCGTATCACGATGGTTCGCTCAGAATGAAAAGAGGATCCGCGATAAAGATACCGACCAGTTGGCTCTCCTTTCCTGCATGTTTCCAGAGAAACGGACAGACCGTGTCTACTGGCTACAGGATACATCGCTGGCCAAAATCATAGCACGGTGCCTGCTTCTGGGCTGTTCACGGCGGCAGGAGCTCGAGCGTTGGCGTGTATCCGGAGGCGTAGACCTGGGACAATGCGTGGAGAATGTCATGCGGCAGGCTGAAAACCATGTCACCAACGGCCAAGATGTCACTGTGGAAGAGATAGACAAAGCTTTAGCTGAAATCGCCTCTCGTTGCAGGTTTTCTGGTCCTCGGGTGCGAAGACAGCGTACGGCTGTCAAGGTCGATCAGACGTTGTCCCCTCTATACCGACGGCTAAGTAGCAGAGATGCGAAATGGCTTACTCGAATGATACTGAAAAGCTATTCTCCTGTTTCCTTGCCGGTAAACATCATTTTGAAGCGGttccatttcctccttccGCATTTACTTCTCTTTCAGGACTCCTTCGAACGCGCTTTAAGCGTGCTAGGCTCTAGTCCCATTAAACACTTTCCACCTCAACCAAATGCTGCATTAGCCAAAGACCTGGGAATCATCGCGTTAGGGCATCTCAGTCCTGCTGTGGGAGTCAAGATAGGGCGACCCGAGTACTATAAGGCTAGGAGCATCAAACATTGCTGTCGCATGATCGGCAACCGTCGCATGAGCATCGAAAGGAAGTATGATGGTGAATATTGCCAGATACATATCGACCTGTCCAAGGACTCGGACTGGATccaaatattttctaaaagCGGTAAAGATTCAACAGGAGACCGCGCCGGTATCCATCAAGTCATTAGCGAATCACTGAAGCTAAGACGGCCGGGTTGCAAGATTTCCCAACGATGCATCCTGGAGGGCGAATTGCTTGTTTGGAGCGACAAACATGGCAGCATCGCTGATTTTCATAAGTTGCGTAAATTCATATCGCGTTCAGGCACTTTCATTGGAACCCAAAGTGACTCTCC TCCACAACCTTATGAGCATCTGATGATAGTATTTTTTGACATCCTGCTTATGGATGACAATGTTTGTCTGAGGCTTCCACACCGTGAGCGGAGATTGCTTCTGAAAGACACTATAGAGCCAATCCCAGGGCGTGCGGGTATATCTGAGCAGTGGGTTGTTGACTTTTCCCATCATGGCGGCCAATCCCGACTAGAAAGTATCTTCAACAAAGGCATCACTGAGCGATGGGAAGGGTTTGTCCTCAAAGCAAGTGAAGACCCTTACTTTACAATCTTTTCTGATGACAAGGACAATCCGTCCTTCGGTCGCTGGATCAAGTTGAAGAAAGACTATATACCTGGACTAGGTGACACCGTCGATCTCGCAATTATTGGCGCGAGGTACAACTCTCGGGATGCTATGGCAATCAAGCAAGTCAAAAATCTCTCATGGACTGAGTTCTTCATTGGGTGCCTCGTCAATAAAGAGATGGTTGTGCAATCTGGGGCCATACCCAAATTTCGTGTCCTCGATGTTATCAACCACCACTGCATGCATGTCAGGTTCATGCAGTCCTTAAATCAGTTCGGCGGGTTCTGCGCCCGCAGTCCAGACTCCGACCATGGATTCATCCTTGAATATGGGGAGAGTGTAGTCAACCCCATGGATGTCGTCTTCAAGACACCCTTTGTCGTAGAGATGCTAGGCAGTGGCTTTGAAAAGCCGTCTGGCGCCAGATACTATACACTGCGTTTCCCTAGGATCTTGAAGGTCCTTTCTGATCGATCATTTGAGGATGCTGCGTCATACAGAGAGTTGCAGCTATTAGCAGAAACTGCTCGGTCTGCCCTTGATGAGGATCCAGGAAATCACGAGTATGAAGCAGCCAAACGGATGAAGCTACGAGATCGCTCGGAGTGCACACCGGATCGATCACAAAGTCTTCAGACAACACAGAGCCCCTTTCTCCAGTCCTCGACTACTGCTGAAGACGACTCAGGTCCTGGGGCATTTGTGTCTCCCTCGAACAATGCATTGAACGCCCCAGACGCGTTACTTGGTTCCGCGAGACAAACCAAACGACGCCGCGAAAGCAGCGCTATGCAACgtaccatccccatccatgtGGATCTCAATAGAGCCCCATCCCCACCTACAGCACAGAGTGTACGCGGCAAGTATCTGACAGATAATGCCAATCTATCTTCTCATGCAGCCGGACAGAGGAAGAACTCAACCCAGACAACCGGGTCCTCTGATGCAGAGAAAGCCTTCCGCCCCAGTCAAATGCCTGGTCCTTCGAGTGGCTTAGACAAGTTGCAAAAGCACTCTGAATCCCTTCATAAACTAATAGACCGCCAAATGGAGTCCAATGTGACGCTGGAAACTTGCAGCAAACGCCCATCCGGCAATGAAACCGTGGCTCCCCACCTCTGCCAGAAAGCAACTCAGCGTATTCTATCACCACTGCTCCACAGTTCTATATACGTTCACCATGACATCTCCTCCGATGACATGGTAGTATCTCAACCCATACCAAACGCTTGGAAAATAGCACCAAGCCTCAATGAGTTCGTCCGAAAATTAACACGCCCAGATACACAATGCCGCCCCAGGACATCTAACCATCACGCAGTCCCGCATGGCACAGCATACGGACTGGTCATGATACCTGGCAAGAGCGATGCGCTGTGTACAGTTCTCCCTGATCTAATCAGAGCCATAGCAAATAGCTTTCAATCTTACCACATCAACAGCCACCAGGGCGGGAAAGTCATGATCCTCGACTCGAGCTTTCTCAAATTCAACATCAGCAGTAATGATACGAGATT
- a CDS encoding SF3a splicing factor complex subunit PRP9 (COG:A;~EggNog:ENOG410PGMT;~InterPro:IPR031776,IPR036236,IPR031774,IPR022755, IPR021966,IPR024598,IPR013087;~PFAM:PF11931,PF16837,PF12171,PF12108,PF12874;~go_component: GO:0005681 - spliceosomal complex [Evidence IEA];~go_function: GO:0003723 - RNA binding [Evidence IEA];~go_process: GO:0000398 - mRNA splicing, via spliceosome [Evidence IEA]) yields MIFEEQRFIHEDLERLEQAIADRVAEEPRNIRDRLARDHEVAHFLKRIEDQSKRLLDIYKDADGAREKEIQTISTGDQFEEFYKQLDEIKDFHRRYPNEPVENLERAYKRRQPGEGEVTGMEIDNLFTGEEGYGQFLDLTTLHEDYLNLPGVKRLSYVQYLDIFDAFTPPQLPIKRNNKLSDRYFKYVGELANYLESFIKKVKPLQDLDKLFASFDEEFERQWAANEVPGWTEEAAQNGTQGPKTEGSGEGIWCADCEREFKNENVYKNHLTGKKHIRAAEARKAAGDDAKPAAPATNGTSSVAHRLKERAVAEREHRVRSLTQVLQPERQATRFNVERRQGMTERERQMELEALLNESENPGGDRAGDQSDEDDEDRIYNPLKLPLAWDGKPIPYWLYKLHGLGVEYPCEICGNFVYMGRRAFDKHFSEALHIFGLKCLGITSNTNLFREITRIEDAIRLWEKLEQDRKKDRDNRDNVVQMEDAEGNVMPERIYLDLQKQGIL; encoded by the exons ATGATTTTCGAGGAGCAAAGGTTTATTCACGAGGACCTTGAGCGCCTGGAGCAGGCGATTGCCGACCGCGTCGCCGAAGAGCCTCGTAAT ATACGGGATCGCCTGGCTCGTGATCATGAAGTCGCCCATTTTTTGAAGCGTATCGAAGACCAGTCCAAGAGGTTGCTCGACATCTACAAGGATGCGGACGGCGCGCGTGAGAAGGAAATCCAAACCATCTCAACCGGCGATCAATTCGAGGAATTCTACAAGCAACTGGATGAGATTAAGGACTTCCACAGGCGCTATCCTAATGAACCAGTCGAGAACCTTGAGCGGGCTTATAAGCGCCGTCAGCCTGGAGAGGGTGAAGTAACGGGAATGGAGATCGACAATCTGTTCACTGGTGAAGAGGGTTATGGGCAATTTCTGGACCTCACGACATTGCACGAAGACTACCTGAACTTGCCTGGGGTAAAACGGCTCTCATATGTACAGTATCTCGACATCTTCGATGCGTTTACTCCTCCGCAACTTCCGATCAAGCGAAACAATAAGCTTTCCGATCGGTATTTCAAATATGTCGGCGAACTCGCAAACTACTTGGAAAGCTTCATTAAGAAGGTGAAGCCGTTGCAAGATCTGGACAAACTGTTCGCTAGCTTTGATGAGGAGTTCGAAAGGCAATGGGCGGCGAACGAGGTCCCTGGTTGGACAGAGGAGGCTGCTCAGAACGGTACTCAGGGTCCGAAGACCGAGGGCTCCGGAGAAGGTATCTGGTGTGCTGACTGCGAGAGGGAGTTCAAGAATGAGAATGTCTACAAGAACCACCTGACAGGAAAGAAGCATATCCGGGCCGCTGAAGCACGCAAAGCCGCCGGGGATGACGCAAAGCCAGCAGCCCCTGCGACAAACGGCACATCATCCGTGGCTCATCGACTCAAGGAACGTGCAGTCGCAGAGAGAGAACATCGGGTGCGTTCTTTGACGCAGGTACTGCAGCCCGAGCGTCAAGCAACGAGGTTCAATGTCGAGCGGAGACAGGGTATGACTGAACGGGAGCGCCAGATGGAACTTGAAGCTCTGCTTAATGAGTCCGAGAACCCTGGCGGTGATCGTGCTGGCGATCAATctgacgaggacgacgaagaccGAATCTACAATCCCCTCAAGCTGCCACTTGCTTGGGATGGCAAGCCAATTCCTTACTGGCTTTACAAGCTGCACGGCCTTGGGGTGGAGTATCCTTGCGAGATTTGCGGTAACTTTGTTTATATGGGTCGTCGTGCGTTTGACAAGCACTTCTCGGAGGCTCTACATATCTTTGGTTTGAAGTGTCTTGGTATCACATCCAATACCAACCTCTTCCGTGAGATCACTCGGATTGAGGATGCAATCAGGCTTTGGGAGAAGCTAGAGCAGGACCGCAAGAAGGACAGAGATAACCGCGACAATGTGGTACAGATGGAGGATGCTGAAGGCAATGTGATGCCGGAGAGGATTTACCTTGA TCTGCAAAAGCAAGGTATCCTATAA
- the FAL1 gene encoding ATP-dependent RNA helicase eIF4A (COG:A;~EggNog:ENOG410PHSA;~InterPro:IPR027417,IPR001650,IPR014014,IPR014001, IPR011545,IPR000629;~PFAM:PF00270,PF00271;~go_function: GO:0003676 - nucleic acid binding [Evidence IEA];~go_function: GO:0004386 - helicase activity [Evidence IEA];~go_function: GO:0005524 - ATP binding [Evidence IEA]), translating to MADGIDRRADDRMEFNTSKEVTVAPTFEDMHLKESLLRGIYAYGYESPSAVQSRAIVQICKGRDTIAQAQSGTGKTATFSISILQVIDTVVRESQALVLSPTRELATQIQSVIMALGDYMNVQCHACIGGTNIGEDIRKLDYGQHVVSGTPGRVADMIRRRHLRTRHIKMLVLDEADELLNRGFREQIYDVYRYLPPATQVVVVSATLPYDVLDMTTKFMTDPVRVLVKRDELTLEGIKQYFIAVEKEEWKFDTLCDLYDTLTITQAVIFCNTRRKVDWLTDKMREANFTVSSMHGEMPQKERDSIMQDFRQGNSRVLISTDVWARGIDVQQVSLVINYDLPTNRENYIHRIGRSGRFGRKGVAINFVTSDDVRILRDIELYYSTQIDEMPMNVADLLS from the exons ATGGCGGACGGAATTGACAGACGCGCTGATG ACCGCATGGAGTTCAACACCTCGAAGGAGGTCACTGTTGCTCCTACCTTCGAGGACATGCACCTGAAGGAGAGCCTTCTCCGTGGTATCTATGCTTATGGTTATGAGTCTCCGTCTGCTGTCCAGTCCCGTGCCATTGTTCAGATCTGCAAAGGTCGCGATACCATTGCCCAGGCGCAATCCGGTACTGGTAAGACTGCTACCTTCTCGATCAGTATCCTCCAGGTCATCGATACCGTCGTCCGCGAATCTCAAG CCCTCGTCCTTTCCCCCACTCGTGAACTTGCCACCCAGATTCAGTCCGTCATTATGGCCCTCGGTGATTACATGAACGTTCAATGCCACGCTTGCATCGGAGGCACGAATATTGGAGAGGATATTAGGAAGCTTGACTACGGTCAGCATGTCGTTTCGGGCACCCCGGGCAGAGTCGCCGATATGATTCGCAGACGCCATCTGCGCACCCGTCACATCAAGATGCTGgttctcgatgaagccgatgaGCTCCTCAACCGTGGATTCCGTGAACAGATTTACGATGTCTACCGCTACCTTCCTCCTGCCACCCAAGTCGTCGTCGTTTCCGCTACCCTCCCCTATGATGTGCTCGATATGACAACCAAGTTCATGACCGATCCCGTGCGTGTCTTGGTCAAGCGTGACGAATTGACCCTCGAAGGCATCAAGCAGTACTTCATTgcggtggagaaggaagagtggaAGTTCGATACCCTTTGCGACCTTTACGATACCTTGACGATCACCCAGGCGGTCATCTTCTGCAACACCCGTCGCAAGGTCGACTGGCTCACCGACAAGATGCGCGAAGCCAACTTTACCGTGTCCAGCATGCACGGTGAAATGCCCCAGAAGGAGCGTGACAGCATTATGCAGGATTTCCGCCAGGGCAACTCCCGTGTGCTTATCTCCACCGATGTCTGGGCTCGTGGTATCGACGTGCAGCAGGTGTCCCTGGTCATCAACTACGATCTGCCCACCAACCGTGAAAACTACATCCACCGTATCGGTCGTAGTGGTCGTTTCGGACGTAAGGGTGTTGCCATCAACTTCGTCACCAGCGATGACGTGCGCATCCTCCGCGACATTGAACTTTACTACTCCACCCAGATTGACGAGATGCCCATGAATG TTGCCGATCTTCTGTCATAA